The Alcaligenes aquatilis genome contains the following window.
GAGCGCGAGATTGTTGAGCACTGCCAGAAGTGGTCCTGTTTATATGGCGAGATCAGTGCCTTGCCCGATGCCGTGCGTACGCAAGTTGTGCGTTCTGCCATGGCCAATCCCTGGAGCTACGCGCAGATTTTCCGCGCTGCCAGTCATACGCCGACGGGCACTGTCCAAGCAGAGCGCTGCTAGTATACTGACGGTCCGCTTGTCGCTCCGGTTTCATGGGGCGTCAAGCGCAGGACTGACTCCTCCAAGGCACCATGAGCAAAACTTCCGTTTCCATCCCTGATAGCTGTGTAGAAACCAATCTGGCCTTCCAGATGGCAAGCATTATCTACAAGTTGGACCAAACGCTAAGATCGACCACCTTGCGTGAGCACAATATGACTTATGTGCATTTTCGGGTCTTGCAATATCTGTGGGATGAAGACGGGCGCAGCATCGGTGAAATTGCCAAGGCCATTGTCGTGCATCAGCCGGTCTTGAGCCGGGTAATTGATCAAATGCAAGAGCGTGAATTGGTTCAGCGTCGCGCAGACGAAAACGACAGTCGCTATATGCGTGTGTACCTGAGCGAAACGGGCCGCGAACGCTATGCGCAAGTCTGGCCCGCCGCCAAGGCAATGATTGATAACGCCCTGTCCGTGCTCAGTCCTGATGAGCGCGAAGACTTTGGCCGCATGCTGCGCCATGTTGCCGCGCATCTGGCGACCTGAGGCAAGGGTTAACGCTGGGCCTGGCCCGGTAGATTGGCCCGAATCAAACGACCCGCAATGGAATCGGTATGGGGCAGATCCGGCAAGGCATCACCCGGGCCAAACCAGCGCGCGTCATTGATCTCGTCAGCCTGGATACGCAAATCACCGCCCGCATATTCGGCGGTATAAGCCACCATCAAAGAATGTGGAAAAGGCCAGGACTGACTGCCGAAATACTGGATACGGTCCACGCGCAGTCCCACCTCCTCCATCACCTCGCGGTGAATGGCTTCTTCCAGATTCTCACCAGCTTCCACGAAACCAGCCAAGGCGGTGTAACGCGCCGTGGCATACGTAGAGTGGCAGGCCAACAAGATACGGTCCTTGTCGCGGATCAGCACCATCATGGCCGGGGAGATTCGGGGGTAGGCCGAGAAGCCACAGGAAGTGCAGCGAAAACACAGCTCATGCTTGACGCGTTCCATGGCGGAGCCGCACACCCCACAGTAACGATGACTACGTGCCCATTCTGAGACTTGAAAAGCCCGGTTCACCAGACTGGCTTGATCGCCCAACTGCGAGAGCACGCCGCGCAAGGGACGAAAGATAAAGCCATCTGGAGCCGGGGTCTGGACGGCGACGTGGCAGGCAAAATCCTGACAATCCTCGCCCGGAAAAAGAGCATGCCATTGCGCCGGAGCTAAATCCAGAGCGGGTTTGGCGGGAATCAAGGCTTGCCCTTCCTGGCTGCTGACCAATATTTCATTTCCACGAAAAATGAAATTCATGTGTTTCCTGTCCTTTAATAAGCCGCCTAAGTGCAGTGCAACGCTGGCTATTGTACGGGAAGGCCAAAGGTGAAAAAAGGCGGAAAAAATATAGCAGGCCAAGCAAGGTATCAAGGTCAGGGACAGAGAAAACGGCTGTTTTAAAACCAGAAACACAGTTGTCAAAGAGATGACGTTTGTCATGACTTTATTTGCCATACCCCAGGACAAAACGTGCAAGCCAACTAATTAGCAGGCAGATAATTAAGCGCGTATTTATTTAAACTTAATGACTTGTTTTTAAATTTTTAAAAGTGAATTCATTGTTTATAAAAATCATTTCTTATTTTTGTTTTATTTTTTTATTTTAAAAATTGCTGTTTTATTTTTATATATTAAGGCGACTTATAAAGTGTTGATGTTTTTTACTCATTCAACCAGACCACTTTTAAAAAAATGCTACCGGGAGTTTGGCGATCATCCGGAAAGGCCCACAAAAAAACCGCCAGATCTGAACCAGACGGTTTTCTGAAAAAAACCGCATAAACCTTGGGGGTTAATGCGGCTTAAGCAGACAGCACCTGCAAAAAAAACTGTGGGAAGGGAAAAAAAAGAGGCTGACTTGGTTTTACTCGATGTTTTGGGTTTGTTCGCGCAGTTGCTCAATACACAGCTTCAGGTCGATAGAGGCACGTGTCACATCCATGCTGCCAGCCTTGGAGCCCAAGGTATTGGCCTCACGGTTCATCTCCTGGAACAAGAAGTCCAAACGCTTACCGGTGCTGCCTTGGCGGGTACTTTTCTTGTTGGACGCCACACTGGTATCGCCGTTCAGAATCAGCTCCAGCTCGGTCAAATGCGAACGCAGGCGGGCGATTTCCTCGGCCACATCAATACGCAGAGAGAAGACAGCCGCTTCCTGGGCAACGCGGGCAGACAGCTCTTGGCCCGAAATCAGGGCAAAGCCGTCTGGGCTGGCTTGCAGCAAGGCGTCATGCAGACGAGTAGCAATCTTGTTCTTTTGCTCTGTCAGGATTGCGGGCAGGTGCTGTTCGACCTCGTCCACAATGGCGCTTATGTCTTGACGAATAGCCAGCATGGCTTGTGCCAGACGCTGGCCTTCACGTTCTCGGGTGGCCTGAAAATCCAGCAAGGCAGCCTCAAACGCCTCACTGACCATGGGTAGCCAGACTTGCGGGTCCATGCCCGAATTATTGCCGCTTTGATTGCTCAACAAGGTATGCAACTCGGGCGCAGGCAGGTCTGGAATGGCAACACGTGCTACTTGCAGCATCTGCGCCGTGCGCTCGACTGCTTCCATGTCCAGGTTTCGTTGCTGATCCGTGCCACTACGGGCAAAGTTGACCCGCAATTCCAGCTTGCCGCGCTGCACGCCCTTTGCAGCCAGCTCGCGCAGCAGATTCTCCGCAAAGCGCAGCTCTTCGGGCAGACGCAGATTCAGGTCCAGAAAGCGGTTATTAACGCTGCGCATCTCGATATTGAGGGTGCCTGCTTCGGACTCGGCCTTGGCACTGCCAAACGCGGTCATGCTACGGATCATGGGTGGGTCGCTTTAAGAATGGAATAAAGCCGCCAATTGTACTCTCAGGTCCCGGCTTTGGCCGCTCCTCTCGCTGCTACAAAGCTCTATACTTTAGGCATTCAAGGCCTGTGAGGGCCAATTTTTTTCATCACGAAGGGCAGTCATGCTACGAATCCTGCATACAGCCGATTGGCAAATAGGTCGCCAGTACTCGCGTTTTGAGCTGGAGGACGCAGCCGCCCTGGCCGAGGCGCGTTTCAAGGCCATCGAGAAGCTGGCCGCACTGGCGACGGAACATCAGGCTGATCTGCTGGTAGTCGCAGGCGACGTCTTTGACTCGCAAACCCTGAGCGATCGCAATCTACGCCGCAGCTTCAATGCCATGGCGGGATTCACCGGCCCCTGGCTACTCCTGCCCGGTAACCATGACGCTGCCTTGAGCGAAAGCGTCTGGACGCGCGCGCGCCGCTTGAACTGCATTCCCAACTACGTGCATGTGCTTGATAAACCAGAGACGTTTCTGCTGGAGAGCCTGAAACTTGCGGTCTTGCCAGCACCGTTGACACAACGCCAGACTTACCAGGACTTGAGCGAGTGGTTCGATCAGGCTGAAAGCCCAGCAGGCTACTGGCGTCTGGGTTTGGCGCACGGCAGCGTCAGCGGGGTGCTGGAACACCTGGACAGCCACAATCTCATTGATCAAAACCGCGTACAACGAGCCAATCTGGACTATCTGGCGCTGGGCGATTGGCATGGCACCGTTAAAATCAACGATCGCTGTTACTACAGCGGCACCCCCGAGCCAGACCGCTTTCGGGATAATGACGCCGGCCAAGCCTTGCTGGTCGATATCAGCGAACCCGGCGCAACACCTGCGGTTCAAGCCTTGCCGGTTGCCCAGCACCCTTGGCGCAGCATTCAGCAGCATTTGAATGACGACACGGACCTGGATCTGCTAGAGCGGGAACTCAGTGCGTTGACCGATCAAAGCGTGGTGGAGCTGGAACTATCTGGCCAACTAAGCCTAGGCGGTTTTGAGCGTCTGGAGAGCATTCTGG
Protein-coding sequences here:
- a CDS encoding YicC/YloC family endoribonuclease; its protein translation is MIRSMTAFGSAKAESEAGTLNIEMRSVNNRFLDLNLRLPEELRFAENLLRELAAKGVQRGKLELRVNFARSGTDQQRNLDMEAVERTAQMLQVARVAIPDLPAPELHTLLSNQSGNNSGMDPQVWLPMVSEAFEAALLDFQATREREGQRLAQAMLAIRQDISAIVDEVEQHLPAILTEQKNKIATRLHDALLQASPDGFALISGQELSARVAQEAAVFSLRIDVAEEIARLRSHLTELELILNGDTSVASNKKSTRQGSTGKRLDFLFQEMNREANTLGSKAGSMDVTRASIDLKLCIEQLREQTQNIE
- a CDS encoding MarR family winged helix-turn-helix transcriptional regulator; this encodes MSKTSVSIPDSCVETNLAFQMASIIYKLDQTLRSTTLREHNMTYVHFRVLQYLWDEDGRSIGEIAKAIVVHQPVLSRVIDQMQERELVQRRADENDSRYMRVYLSETGRERYAQVWPAAKAMIDNALSVLSPDEREDFGRMLRHVAAHLAT
- a CDS encoding metallophosphoesterase family protein, with product MLRILHTADWQIGRQYSRFELEDAAALAEARFKAIEKLAALATEHQADLLVVAGDVFDSQTLSDRNLRRSFNAMAGFTGPWLLLPGNHDAALSESVWTRARRLNCIPNYVHVLDKPETFLLESLKLAVLPAPLTQRQTYQDLSEWFDQAESPAGYWRLGLAHGSVSGVLEHLDSHNLIDQNRVQRANLDYLALGDWHGTVKINDRCYYSGTPEPDRFRDNDAGQALLVDISEPGATPAVQALPVAQHPWRSIQQHLNDDTDLDLLERELSALTDQSVVELELSGQLSLGGFERLESILGQAQARCRAWDCQRDALRLAPSEEDLNALQADGYLQAALKQLQELRHGNQQQAAEDALLILAGLLRDKEGGHAH
- the nudC gene encoding NAD(+) diphosphatase is translated as MNFIFRGNEILVSSQEGQALIPAKPALDLAPAQWHALFPGEDCQDFACHVAVQTPAPDGFIFRPLRGVLSQLGDQASLVNRAFQVSEWARSHRYCGVCGSAMERVKHELCFRCTSCGFSAYPRISPAMMVLIRDKDRILLACHSTYATARYTALAGFVEAGENLEEAIHREVMEEVGLRVDRIQYFGSQSWPFPHSLMVAYTAEYAGGDLRIQADEINDARWFGPGDALPDLPHTDSIAGRLIRANLPGQAQR